The following proteins are encoded in a genomic region of Brevinematia bacterium:
- the fabF gene encoding beta-ketoacyl-ACP synthase II: MTKRVVVTGLGIVTSLGFEVEEYFNNLVAGKSGISTLEIEDLDSESPSKIGGQIKNFDAENFLDKKVVRRTDRYTHFAIYASRKAIEDAGLNNYSSLDKERVGVIIGSGIGGGLQFYNNSVKFFQEGRRKVNPNFISMSIADTASGYVSIEYGFRGPNYTAVSACASANHSIVVSVMHILNGDADVMITGGSEAALNGLCIAGFTQIDALSSRNDEPEKASRPFDKNRDGFVISEGAGILVIESLEHALKRGARIYAEIVGYGVSGDAYHHVAPCADGSGAAIAMKNALRSAGISPQDVGLINSHGTSTPLGDKAEVLAIKSVFGEHAYKLKVNSTKSMVGHTLGAAGGVEAVAVVKMLETGKIHPTINQEEPDPECDLDFVPNKAIEMDIEYALSNSFGFGGHNACVVFRKWRGK; encoded by the coding sequence ATGACGAAGAGGGTAGTAGTAACTGGTTTAGGAATAGTAACGAGTTTGGGGTTTGAAGTTGAGGAGTATTTTAATAACCTAGTTGCTGGTAAGTCTGGTATTTCTACTTTAGAGATTGAGGATTTAGATTCTGAATCTCCTTCTAAGATTGGGGGGCAGATAAAGAATTTTGATGCTGAGAACTTTCTTGACAAGAAGGTTGTGAGGAGGACGGATAGATATACTCATTTTGCAATATATGCCTCAAGGAAAGCTATTGAAGATGCAGGTTTGAATAATTATTCCTCTCTTGATAAGGAGAGAGTGGGGGTAATAATAGGTTCGGGGATAGGAGGGGGGCTACAGTTTTATAATAACTCTGTGAAGTTTTTTCAGGAGGGAAGGAGGAAGGTTAATCCAAACTTTATCTCTATGTCAATAGCGGATACTGCTTCTGGTTATGTGTCAATAGAGTATGGTTTTAGGGGGCCGAATTATACTGCGGTTTCTGCCTGTGCTTCGGCAAATCATTCTATAGTGGTCTCAGTAATGCATATTCTAAATGGTGATGCTGATGTAATGATAACTGGTGGTTCTGAGGCTGCGTTGAATGGCCTTTGTATAGCTGGATTTACACAGATTGATGCTCTTTCTTCAAGAAATGATGAACCGGAGAAAGCATCAAGGCCGTTTGATAAGAATAGGGACGGATTTGTAATATCAGAGGGTGCTGGAATACTTGTAATAGAGTCTTTAGAACATGCTTTGAAAAGAGGTGCGAGGATATATGCTGAAATTGTTGGATATGGTGTAAGTGGTGATGCATACCATCATGTTGCACCCTGTGCTGATGGCTCTGGTGCAGCAATAGCTATGAAAAATGCTCTTAGAAGTGCAGGTATTTCACCACAAGATGTTGGTTTGATAAACTCACATGGAACTTCCACACCTCTGGGTGATAAAGCTGAAGTATTAGCAATAAAAAGTGTATTTGGAGAACATGCATACAAGTTGAAGGTTAACTCTACTAAGTCAATGGTAGGTCATACCTTGGGAGCAGCCGGAGGTGTTGAGGCAGTAGCGGTTGTGAAAATGCTTGAGACCGGGAAAATACATCCAACTATAAACCAAGAGGAACCTGACCCTGAATGTGATTTAGACTTTGTGCCAAACAAGGCGATTGAAATGGATATAGAATACGCTCTATCAAACTCGTTTGGTTTTGGTGGACATAATGCTTGTGTGGTTTTCAGAAAATGGAGGGGCAAGTAG
- the prfB gene encoding peptide chain release factor 2, with amino-acid sequence MGSITEKAKKILAKIEENFEIFRVSEKAKRIEEISDLISEAYSHNDVHSASKLLIEQTSLKKEVNKWENLKKEVEGLISLSEEGEKLEDIGILQEIEKNLNLIEQKLNTYEIEKFFDPLIDNTNCFVNIHPGAGGVESCDWAQMLLRMYTRFFEKKGFNYEIVDLLPDDVAGIKDATIYVQGEYAFGYLKPETGIHRLVRISPFDASKRRHTSFAAVHVIPEIKDDDQIVIDPSEIKIETFRASGKGGQHVNKTESAVRVTHIPTGLVVTIQNERSQAQNKELAMKILKSKLYEIREREKREKIEEVSGEKKDISWGNQIRSYILHPYNSVKDHRTGIETTNTSSVLDGEIDIFINAYIKWDYLNKSK; translated from the coding sequence ATGGGCAGTATCACCGAAAAAGCTAAAAAGATTCTAGCTAAGATTGAGGAAAACTTTGAGATTTTCAGAGTAAGTGAGAAGGCAAAGCGAATAGAAGAAATATCCGATCTTATCTCCGAGGCATACTCTCACAACGATGTGCATTCAGCATCAAAGCTTTTGATAGAGCAAACCTCATTAAAAAAAGAAGTCAATAAGTGGGAAAACTTAAAGAAAGAAGTAGAAGGACTGATATCACTCTCTGAAGAAGGCGAAAAGCTGGAGGACATTGGAATACTTCAGGAAATTGAAAAAAACCTAAACCTAATAGAACAAAAATTGAATACCTACGAGATAGAAAAGTTCTTTGACCCCCTGATAGACAATACAAACTGTTTCGTCAACATTCACCCTGGCGCAGGAGGTGTTGAGTCCTGTGATTGGGCACAAATGCTTTTGAGAATGTACACGAGATTCTTTGAGAAGAAGGGATTCAACTATGAAATTGTTGATCTTCTTCCAGACGATGTTGCAGGAATAAAAGATGCAACAATTTATGTCCAAGGAGAGTATGCATTTGGATACCTCAAGCCTGAAACAGGAATTCACAGACTTGTAAGAATTTCACCCTTTGATGCTTCAAAAAGAAGACATACTTCATTTGCCGCAGTCCATGTCATTCCTGAAATAAAGGATGATGATCAGATAGTCATAGACCCTTCGGAAATCAAGATTGAAACTTTTAGGGCAAGTGGTAAAGGAGGACAGCATGTAAATAAAACTGAGTCTGCGGTGAGAGTAACCCACATTCCTACTGGACTTGTTGTAACAATACAGAATGAAAGATCTCAAGCACAAAATAAGGAGTTAGCTATGAAGATACTAAAGTCCAAGCTTTACGAAATCAGGGAAAGAGAAAAAAGAGAAAAGATAGAAGAGGTTTCTGGTGAGAAGAAAGACATATCCTGGGGTAATCAGATAAGAAGTTATATATTACATCCTTACAACTCAGTTAAAGATCACAGAACTGGAATAGAAACTACAAACACTTCCTCCGTGTTGGACGGAGAAATTGATATATTCATAAATGCTTACATAAAGTGGGATTATCTAAACAAGTCTAAGTAG
- a CDS encoding ABC transporter ATP-binding protein, translating into MVKREDVLLEVENVSKHFGGVKAVNNVSFRIERNKIVSVIGPNGAGKTTIFNIISGFYKPDTGRVIFEGRDITNIKVYECARIGIARTFQNIRLFYNMTVLENVMIGRHVRSKSGLASFFDAILRTRDFRSTEREIEERSVEFIRMLGLENYINTLAKNLPYGLQRRLEIARALATEPKLLLLDEPTAGMTYREVNEIMEIVLKIRDMGITVLFIEHQMMIVMGISDKVIVLDHGEKIAEGTPEEVKNDQRVIDAYLGVEETQYA; encoded by the coding sequence GTGGTGAAGAGAGAGGATGTGTTACTGGAGGTTGAGAATGTTTCAAAGCATTTTGGTGGAGTAAAGGCTGTTAACAATGTATCTTTCAGGATAGAAAGGAACAAGATAGTTTCAGTAATAGGGCCAAACGGAGCTGGAAAAACAACAATATTTAACATCATTTCTGGTTTCTATAAGCCAGATACGGGTAGAGTTATATTTGAGGGTAGGGATATCACTAACATAAAAGTTTATGAATGTGCAAGAATTGGTATTGCTAGAACCTTCCAGAATATAAGGTTATTCTACAATATGACTGTTCTTGAGAATGTGATGATAGGAAGACATGTTAGAAGTAAGTCGGGGCTTGCTTCCTTTTTTGATGCAATTCTTAGAACCAGGGATTTTCGTTCAACCGAGAGGGAGATAGAGGAAAGATCAGTTGAGTTTATAAGGATGCTTGGGCTTGAGAACTATATAAACACTTTAGCTAAGAATTTGCCTTATGGCTTACAGAGAAGGCTTGAGATTGCAAGAGCGCTGGCAACTGAGCCAAAGTTATTGCTTCTTGATGAGCCTACTGCTGGTATGACCTACAGGGAAGTAAACGAAATTATGGAGATAGTGTTGAAGATTAGAGATATGGGGATTACTGTATTATTCATAGAGCATCAAATGATGATAGTTATGGGGATATCCGATAAGGTTATAGTTCTAGATCACGGCGAAAAGATAGCAGAGGGGACACCTGAAGAAGTCAAGAACGACCAAAGAGTTATTGATGCTTATCTAGGAGTTGAAGAAACGCAGTATGCCTAA
- a CDS encoding alpha-amylase family glycosyl hydrolase: MPNWLRERLLYQIFPDLFYKPEKNVSVPKGFYGGTLRGIVEKLDYVQNWGFDALYINPVFRAVSSHRYNVLDFYEVDPILGTMEDFENFVSECHRRGIKVILDIPFNHVSEKHRWFQDVLNNENSRYRDYFVFDGGVYNRWRGSDLVELNLTNSEVLDELILSEKSVLKFWLSKGIDGIRLDCANDLGMKVTKLIKDTAHRINRDVVVMGEVFNFAGEWSKVLDSLQSYYLSELLFSLVRGEISIHSFSEGVRHLVEGVRYNVLLNSLNILSSHDTSRILDVIGEDIEVYRVLLGVQFTFPGVPVVLYGEEIGLFSGKCGEESARNVMIWNVDKWNKSIMSVYREFIKLRKSRVELRKGKFVDLSSLTDYSFLAYMRFGRRREEFSIVFINPTDRSVEKKVFIPYSHFHDALKVVDYFSGESFLCRVSSVSVKLSPFQVMVLLPDWKYIEGYSFYKRE, from the coding sequence ATGCCTAATTGGCTTAGAGAAAGACTTCTCTACCAGATATTTCCTGATCTTTTTTATAAACCTGAGAAAAATGTTTCTGTTCCTAAAGGTTTCTATGGAGGAACTTTAAGAGGTATAGTGGAAAAGCTTGATTATGTCCAAAACTGGGGTTTTGATGCTTTATATATAAATCCCGTGTTTAGGGCAGTGAGTAGCCATAGATATAACGTTTTGGATTTCTATGAGGTTGATCCTATTCTCGGAACAATGGAGGACTTTGAAAACTTTGTCAGCGAGTGTCACAGAAGAGGGATCAAAGTGATCCTAGATATACCTTTCAACCATGTTTCAGAGAAGCACAGGTGGTTTCAAGACGTTCTTAACAACGAAAATTCTAGATACAGAGACTATTTTGTATTTGATGGAGGAGTATATAATAGATGGAGGGGGAGTGACCTAGTAGAGCTTAATTTGACCAACAGCGAGGTTCTGGATGAGTTGATTTTGTCAGAGAAAAGTGTATTGAAATTTTGGTTATCTAAAGGTATAGACGGGATTAGGTTAGATTGCGCAAATGACTTAGGAATGAAGGTGACCAAGTTGATAAAAGATACTGCTCATAGGATTAACAGAGATGTTGTAGTAATGGGGGAGGTTTTTAATTTTGCCGGTGAATGGAGTAAGGTTTTAGATTCTCTACAGAGCTATTATCTCTCAGAGTTGCTTTTTTCTCTTGTGAGAGGTGAAATCTCAATTCACTCTTTCTCAGAGGGGGTAAGGCATCTTGTAGAGGGTGTTAGATACAATGTGCTGTTGAATTCTCTCAACATTCTGTCTTCGCATGATACTTCTAGGATTCTTGATGTTATAGGTGAGGATATTGAGGTGTATAGGGTATTACTGGGAGTGCAGTTTACTTTTCCAGGTGTTCCAGTGGTATTATACGGTGAAGAAATCGGACTTTTTTCTGGAAAATGTGGAGAAGAGAGTGCTAGGAATGTAATGATATGGAATGTTGATAAGTGGAACAAGAGCATTATGTCGGTCTATAGAGAGTTTATAAAGCTGAGAAAATCTAGAGTAGAGCTGCGAAAAGGAAAGTTTGTAGATCTTTCATCTTTGACTGACTACTCTTTTCTGGCTTATATGAGGTTTGGTAGGAGGAGAGAGGAGTTTTCAATAGTCTTTATAAACCCTACTGATAGATCCGTTGAGAAGAAGGTATTTATTCCTTATTCTCATTTTCATGATGCTCTTAAGGTTGTGGATTACTTTTCTGGAGAGAGTTTTCTTTGCAGAGTGAGTAGTGTGAGTGTAAAGCTTTCTCCATTTCAGGTTATGGTTCTCTTGCCGGATTGGAAATATATAGAGGGGTATTCTTTCTATAAGAGGGAGTAA
- the hisF gene encoding imidazole glycerol phosphate synthase subunit HisF — translation MLAKRIIPCLDIDRGRVVKGVKFVDIVDAGDPVENAVVYNDNMADEIVFLDITASYEDRKTLVDVARRVADSISIPFTVGGGIRSVDDIREMLLAGADKVSINTFAVRNPDLISEGAERFGSQCIVVAIDTKKVNGVHRVFIRGGREDTGLDTVEWATKVEKLGAGEILLTSIDADGTKEGYDIEILKEVSEAVKIPVIASGGAGRKEHFLEVFTKTNCTAALAASIFHFREVDIVELKEYLRDCGIPVRI, via the coding sequence ATGTTAGCTAAAAGGATAATTCCTTGTCTGGATATAGACAGGGGTAGAGTGGTGAAAGGTGTTAAGTTTGTAGATATAGTTGATGCTGGTGATCCTGTGGAGAATGCTGTTGTGTATAACGATAACATGGCTGATGAAATTGTGTTTCTTGATATAACTGCTTCGTATGAGGATAGAAAGACTTTGGTGGATGTAGCTAGAAGAGTAGCTGATAGTATATCAATTCCTTTTACGGTTGGTGGGGGAATAAGGAGTGTTGATGATATTAGGGAGATGTTGCTTGCTGGTGCAGATAAAGTATCTATAAACACATTTGCAGTGAGAAATCCTGATTTGATTTCGGAGGGTGCTGAGAGGTTTGGTTCTCAATGTATAGTTGTAGCGATTGATACGAAAAAGGTAAATGGTGTTCATAGAGTTTTCATAAGGGGAGGTAGAGAAGATACAGGTTTGGACACGGTTGAATGGGCGACAAAGGTGGAAAAGCTTGGAGCTGGAGAGATACTGCTTACGAGTATTGACGCAGATGGAACTAAAGAGGGATATGATATAGAGATACTGAAGGAAGTTTCAGAAGCTGTGAAGATACCGGTGATAGCTTCTGGTGGTGCTGGTAGGAAAGAACATTTCCTAGAAGTTTTCACAAAAACTAATTGCACTGCAGCGCTTGCTGCGTCCATCTTCCACTTTAGGGAAGTGGACATAGTTGAGTTAAAGGAGTATCTGAGGGATTGCGGAATACCCGTCAGGATCTAG